Below is a window of Neodiprion virginianus isolate iyNeoVirg1 chromosome 4, iyNeoVirg1.1, whole genome shotgun sequence DNA.
TGGAAGGTACGGAGTGCAGTTATACCAGTGAAATTTATCTGTAAACAAAATGAAGCAAGGAATTCGATTTGTCAGTTATTAGGATATTATCACGCGTAAATGAACCGCTTATTCGGAACGTTGGGGAATTGGTTTTTGATTCAATGCACGAACGTGATAGAAAGGCGTTCTGCCCGGATCGAGTTTTACAGTCAGCATCGCATTTCACTGTCAGGATACGCCGGATGCGGTTGAATGTGTATTCATATCAGGCAAACTGAAAATGGTATTGGTGTAAATGGATCTCGCTATCTAATGGACAAAGTCTGACGCCTGGATAAATACGTACAGGATTACAGGCATGACAATGTATTGCAACCGTCGTTTTAGCTCGACAATTCGAACCGAAGGATGAGTCAGGCAAATTCTTATCGTAACGATACAAATGTATAAATCCGTCTGTCCCAATtcgtcaaaaaaacaaaatagaatGTAccaaataaaaagtaaatttcgTGCAAGTATTTATTCTCAGTCCCCAGCGATTTCAATATGCCCATCCATTGTGTGCACACTAATTTTTTCCGCATCTAAACAATATATTTAATTCACAGTTTCCGACAATAAAGtaaaaagaatgaagaaaagtaaaaaaaccAGAACGTGTTGCAGTTTTAAAAACGACGTTTTGACGTCTTGCATTTATTGATTAGAATATGCTCTCGGGATATTTTACTTAGGGTTCGTTATCTACTTTTTACCCCCCCTATATTAGTATCTGCTACGTATCTACGAGCTATTCATACGCGTAGTTGATAAGATTCAAGTGAGTGGAAGCTCGTGTAGCAGAACTTCCACCGCTCGAAGTATCCACAGTCACATCCATCGACAGATTATATAATCGTGAGTCAAAGGAGAAACCGATTATAAAAAGAAGGAGTGTGAACCCTCAGTGATCTATAgctgtgtgaaaaattttctgtgaaactaaattaaaaatcctGCAATTTCGTCCTTCAAAACTATCCTTGAGTATTATGAACAAATCAGCGCAGCAACATAAAAAGCCAAGATAGTAACAGCACTTCGAAATAAACCGGAGGATTTCAGAGAGGACAAGTGTCTCTCCGAAATCCTTGgcgtcaaatttttgaataaagaaaattttcgacaaggATGAATCTGCAGGTCACGATACTACTCGACACCGTTGGCCAAAACGTCGGTGGTAACGATAACGTGATTGTTGTGATTTTGCTGCCGGTTTTGAGCGTTCACCACCTTTCCAGAATTCGGACGTCCAGCCAAAAATGCTGCGAACTGTTCCTGTcgaacaaagaaaagaaattagcAGAATGAAACAGGATTATAAAAATCTGTACACGAATCTCTGACTTTCGAATTATACGATCGAGAGTAGAATCATTTAGACCGCGAGTCGTTTGCAGCAATCTTACTTACCAGTGCAATGTTAGTCGTAGAACCGTAAAATTGTAGAAGCCTGAAGATGGCGGCACGGATGGCAGAAATCTGAGGGAGAGGGTTGCTGCGGTTGTTGGTAATCGGTAACATCtgaataacaataaatgaACGTCCACAATCAGTTCGAAAATATACCAACGGCTTTATCGTACTCTACGAAAATACGATTGATAAGGTAGCTTCGAATTTACGACTCTGTGTGATAATATGTGTATAAGTCAAACCTTTCACTGAAGGCTCAATGGCTGATTATCGTCAAGCCGATATTAGCCGTGTTTTTTCACCTGCAATTAGCTGAGTGACTCACTTCACACTCAACATTCCGAGACCAGTGAGATCTGAGCCCCTCGGAGGGtttatgataataaaaaacacaGCTTTTTAATCGGAAGTAAATTTTCTAGCAAGCTTCATTGACACAGACAGAACAAACGGAAATTAATCATACAGACATGCACGCACAGTAATCCGCTCCGCAAATTTCcccgaaatatttttaattctaagCGTTTTCAACGTCACGGTTTACTATTAACCAGTTGttccttcttctttcctttcgattgttattttcgtttatttttcttttttttatttgcactGGAAATTACTAACAAATTGTATCATGGCCGGTTAAACTATGGAATAATCCGAAAATAGACCTACACGATGCTTAGTTATGGTATTTCACCTTGACCGTGGCTTCAACGGCATCTAGAAGCTGATGCGAAGTCCTGACTAAGATTCGAGCGATTCGTCGAGGCGCTCTCGACGCAATTGTCGCTGTTCCGTTAACGAGATGAACGACACGGCGAGCTGATTCCCTGGTCAAAAGAACCAGAAGCTGTTCCAGGGTCGCAGGACGGGCCTGATTTTCGGGTTCAGGAAGACTGAGCGACTTCCACAATTCCCGGGCCTTCTGAAGCGCCAATATTGGGTCAGTTGCGACCTGCAATTTTTCAGTAAGCATGTTACGTGTTGTTCTTTTCTCCGTCGGTCACTACCGCCAACAGTTGGGGGTGAAAATCCCGAAAGACCAAAAAGTCGACTGGTCGAAAAgccgaaattttcgaattacagATTTTAAAACAACGAATGATCAGCGTACCGAAGTTgggattttcgataaatcaccCAGCAGAATAACTGTTTCCCCGAAAATTCATTTAACCGAACGCTCTGttatcaaagaaaaaagtattttctgAACAGTCGTCATTCCTAATGACCAAATCACAGTATGTGGAGAtacagaaaaatgaaagttccaaaattaaaaattgagaacgGTTGATACTTTGAACAACCGCAAAACCGATAAAATTAGTTGGGGAAAATCAGAGTTGAGAAGGGGTAAAATTACGATCCGCAAAATGCAGAAGGGCCAGAAAGCCGAAAGGCCGCGATACGTTTGTCACAGTTACGTAGACTTATGTTAGATTTCACCATACACCGACCATCGAATGCTTGTGGCGTTGCAAAGAACATACGTGTTTCTAACGTCGTCCAACCTTCCGGCATTTCGGCCATTCTGTCTTTAGGGGGTTTCGGGATTTCGACATTTCGAGTCTTTGATCAACGGTTATTTATAAATTCGGATTCGTAGATTTCCGACAAAGGCACGAGTCTGACGTTTGAAAAGTCGACGTTTCGACTCTTCGgtattttcgcaattcaatattttacccTTCGTAATCTCGGTCATtctcgaaagaaaaatgtcgGTATAAATTAATCTATACATATTTACGTTTAATATTTTCGTATTCTCGGtctttctaaatttttttccgccgGTAGTTTGTCTTTCGGGATACCGTCCCGTCGCATTTTTGCACCCCACCCCTGCCGATGCTTCCTAAATCGTGGTAACTCACCAACTCCGCGACGTATAGAAGGACGTGAATGCACTCCGTTCCTTGCTCCTTAAGGGCGCGAGCCTCGGCGAGGGTGCGACGCGTCAGCCGACGCTGCAGCTTCCTTGAGAAACGGGCCCCGTGATGTATCGTCCTTGCCGTCTTGCTGACCCCCTCGGTTGGGTCGTTGCGGTCCGAAGTGCCTTCAAGCAATCGTAAAATGTCGCGTTGAACAGAATTTCCGCGATCACGTAGCCCTACGACTGTGCTGCTGGTGGCATCCTTACCGTCTGCCGTCTTGTCCGAGGGGTCAGGGGGCAAGTAGCGATCGACGTACTCCTCGGCGACAGTCAGGGCGCCGTCCAGCCTATCCGCAGCACGATTAGCTGCGTTACTGCCCATCTGCTTAACGCTTCCAGCCCGCATCAGCATTGGTTTGACCAATCGTTTGCTCACGAATTGTTTTGTATTGACGTACATCTGCTTggaatttcagaattttatttaacaatagTATGGTTCACGCGACTCCTTCGCCCCATTACCGTACGTAAGGTAACATTGGTCAACAAAATTGTGTAACACCGAAGGTGCTcgctaattttcaaatacatatatatatataccctcGTTAtataatcatatttattttcattcgatcgGGTATAGTTTTTGTGTTACAGATACTAACGgtaaaattgaatgtttatCGTGTTGACCTACCTTTTTGTTTGATTCAAggtgttttcttattttcaaattccaattACTTAGTTACAGTGAAAGCACCTTCCTTGTTACAAAATTCTGTTAACCAATGTACCGTAACGATATGAATAATCTCATTTACGTACATAAGAACtgtatttttgtaaaaattaaaaaaatcgtatcACAATAAAACTATTCGTATCTACAACATTCTAATATCAATTCTGTTATACTGAACCTTGTTTCTAACATAACACTCTGAAACGTTTTCACGTTACATACAAAAGGTAAATGTTTGTCGACCAGTGTAATATTTTCTGCGacagtgcaaaaaaaaaatgaaaaagaccTTCTACGTCCTACTATTAATAGTTCTCTTTTTCGTACTCCgctacgagaaaaaaaaagttgcaaacCAGACTTTGACTACGTGAAGTATCGTGAGCACCAACGTGGCAAAGTCTTTTGCACCACGCGTATACGAATATTGTTATCTCGATTGTTATTCGGTATTCATCGCTGGCTGAGACATATTGTACAAAGGACCGCGAATAATGAGTTGGAATCGATCATGAGCTATGCCTctctttattcattttgttttatctTACGAGCTGTGGCGGTAGATTCAACGCCGGCACTCTCTGCTCGACGATGTCTATCCCTTTGCAGAGAAACTGATCAATCGTTGATATCGGTCCATTGAGCACAAGGAGAGCCGGTTTCGCCGAAGCCGTTGCCGCAGCTAGAGATTGCTCGGCAGTATCGAGGCTCCAGTTCACGAGAGAATTCGAACGCTGTGGAGCGAGAATTGCATATATGAATGTGTTTTGTGAAAGGGGAGGGTATCGTTGATACAGAGACGCAGTAATCCGTCTTGCCTATGACTTGACAAAATACCCCGTGATATGAAATTGTCGCAGTTAGAATTTTTACTGCGGCGTGTTGTGTTCGTACTTGGCAGTCGGCGATACTGGTATACAACATATATTTCAAAGAGGGATATTTACGACTTGTGCAACTGGTCAAAGTTCAAAAATGCGTCACGGATTAAATATAGCTTGTAGGAATATTTTAACGCTAACTGTATCATATAAAACGAAAACGTAATACGGGAAACTGTGAACTCATTAATAATACAGACGCTAGAAGTTGAGTAGAAAATATTAGGCAGGATCCTGTACCTTGATCCTGTGGTAAACGTTTCCGGCTATGTTTATACCGCTTTCGACGATCGGTAGGCTCGATATTTTAATGACCGACTCCAACTGCGATATTTCGGAGTGTCTCCTCCTCACATTTGGCCGGGTCATCCTGCGACAcgatagaaaaatttgattccaCGACGATCGAATAGTTGGCGAAAAACGAACGATCCTTACCTGCAGCTCAGAACTCTGGAATCTAGAAAATACCGCTGAGGCTTCTCCGAGGGTTGATCGTGTCGCACGGACGAGAGACTTGCGTGCAACTGCAGAACGAGGGGACGTCGAGCAGCAGATATCTCTTTGGTTTGACCTCTGACCGTTGCCGATTAAATGGTCCAGCGCTCTAGATGTACGCGCGACGATGACGCCCGAAGGCTCCAGCCACTTGTGCAGGCATGCGAGATTCTCGTTGAACTTGGGAAGGCAACGTCTTCTCCTCTTTGTGTCGATAACTCGTTCGTCGATTACAACCAGCAATCAACGAGAGGTTAAAAGATCCTGAAAATTGTTGTACTCTGCTATCTGCAGCAGGCACATACTGTGCGTATTACATCTGCATGTCCGTTTACTGTTCGTCGATTATCTCTGCCGGTTGGGCTCTAGGTGGTTTTGTTTAAACGGATATCACGAATTGCGGAGCGGATTTGAGTGGGTGATTTGCCCGATGCAAAAAAACACCCTATCTCTATACTTGAAACGCTCCCTCACTGTCGTTTGCAAACTCGACTGTGAAAAGCATTTGTAAACATGGTCGTTGGGCTGGTAATTCCGAAACGATTAACCGATTGCGCCCTTTGTTTTGGACTTTCTTATCTAACTTCGGACTCTTGTAATCGGTCGGTGAATCGGGGAAGAGTCGTGAGCAGAATCAATCTCGTTATAAGcagatggaaaaatatacgcacCATGACGGACTAACGGGgccgtttgaaaaaaaaacgcgaaagACGGAAGTTATCACCTCCAGACGTTTTAATGACAACACAAAGTCCAGGACGGCGTATTTCTGTGAACAATGTTCTTTACACACGAGCTCATAGATACGTTAATTAATATACTTTATAACATCATCACTATCATTgacgaataaaatatacgcGTAATATACGTAATCGTACTAATTAGCTCGGAAGATTTTCCTCTAACGATCCACTTAATTTTTCCATTCCTTCCCATATCAGAGATCACAGTCCATTCAGGGACTCGTGTTCCGACAATCTGCAAATACATCCTACcgatacatatgtatatatatataggtgtCTCATAATTTCATCCATTTCTGAGACTAGTCGGGATTTTTCGAGACGGTCGctaaatttgtaattttctttcaacgaaaACAAGATGCCCAGAATGCCTTAGAATTTGTTCGTCGCGATACTTTCGGGTGAATACGCGCTAATCTCGCGAATCGCGACCGGAACCGCAAGATATTGGCGGCATTCCTACTTTTCGCGGTGCCATTTAGATACTATAGATAAAGTCCAAAATAATATTCCCCTCGCCTTGGAATGATATCATCCATATCAATAATCAGCGAACCCATTATCGCTGCtttgttatacgtatacgttatCTTTGGCACCTAGTGAACATGAGCGATAATATTGCTAGTCATATTTAAACTGCCAAAGTATTTGGTGTATGGGTTATTTCCTCTGCAAAATTTGGATACGTTGATTAGAAGGTGAGGAGTTTCTAAGTGCATTCTACAAGTGCACAGATAACGGTCAACAGTGCCGTTATAACggagtaaataataaaatattgcaaCAAAACGGTGACTTATGACAGATGAAATATGGAATCAGTCAACTTATTGCGACATGCTGTCAAATGCATTCAGTAGAATTAGATTTATagtttttattcttgtttctCTTCGtattctattcttttttttcttcttcttttttgtttcatcaatCATTCGCGAGATAAGGAATTTTTAGCAGATTACACTGCGAACAGCAGTGCGTCGGATGTgcagataattttttgataagaAACTAAACTGTACCGTAAACTTACAGGTACGTAATACTCGCTAAAAACTGAGTTTGCGAACTTCCAtcacttgattttttttcaagtgagGTGACGACATATGCGCGATACAAAGTTCTTCCAAAGATCAGTACCAAAAGACCATGGCGGCCGAAGTGTGTCTCGGTCTGCTCATAAGCCTCGCATTCTGCATTGGAAC
It encodes the following:
- the LOC124301991 gene encoding lipid storage droplets surface-binding protein 1 isoform X4, which produces MTRPNVRRRHSEISQLESVIKISSLPIVESGINIAGNVYHRIKRSNSLVNWSLDTAEQSLAAATASAKPALLVLNGPISTIDQFLCKGIDIVEQRVPALNLPPQLMYVNTKQFVSKRLVKPMLMRAGSVKQMGSNAANRAADRLDGALTVAEEYVDRYLPPDPSDKTADGTSDRNDPTEGVSKTARTIHHGARFSRKLQRRLTRRTLAEARALKEQGTECIHVLLYVAELVATDPILALQKARELWKSLSLPEPENQARPATLEQLLVLLTRESARRVVHLVNGTATIASRAPRRIARILVRTSHQLLDAVEATVKMLPITNNRSNPLPQISAIRAAIFRLLQFYGSTTNIALEQFAAFLAGRPNSGKVVNAQNRQQNHNNHVIVTTDVLANGVE
- the LOC124301991 gene encoding lipid storage droplets surface-binding protein 1 isoform X2 — its product is MTRPNVRRRHSEISQLESVIKISSLPIVESGINIAGNVYHRIKRSNSLVNWSLDTAEQSLAAATASAKPALLVLNGPISTIDQFLCKGIDIVEQRVPALNLPPQLMYVNTKQFVSKRLVKPMLMRAGSVKQMGSNAANRAADRLDGALTVAEEYVDRYLPPDPSDKTADGKDATSSTVVGLRDRGNSVQRDILRLLEGTSDRNDPTEGVSKTARTIHHGARFSRKLQRRLTRRTLAEARALKEQGTECIHVLLYVAELVATDPILALQKARELWKSLSLPEPENQARPATLEQLLVLLTRESARRVVHLVNGTATIASRAPRRIARILVRTSHQLLDAVEATVKMLPITNNRSNPLPQISAIRAAIFRLLQFYGSTTNIALEQFAAFLAGRPNSGKVVNAQNRQQNHNNHVIVTTDVLANGVE
- the LOC124301991 gene encoding lipid storage droplets surface-binding protein 1 isoform X1, with the translated sequence MTRPNVRRRHSEISQLESVIKISSLPIVESGINIAGNVYHRIKRSNSLVNWSLDTAEQSLAAATASAKPALLVLNGPISTIDQFLCKGIDIVEQRVPALNLPPQLQMYVNTKQFVSKRLVKPMLMRAGSVKQMGSNAANRAADRLDGALTVAEEYVDRYLPPDPSDKTADGKDATSSTVVGLRDRGNSVQRDILRLLEGTSDRNDPTEGVSKTARTIHHGARFSRKLQRRLTRRTLAEARALKEQGTECIHVLLYVAELVATDPILALQKARELWKSLSLPEPENQARPATLEQLLVLLTRESARRVVHLVNGTATIASRAPRRIARILVRTSHQLLDAVEATVKMLPITNNRSNPLPQISAIRAAIFRLLQFYGSTTNIALEQFAAFLAGRPNSGKVVNAQNRQQNHNNHVIVTTDVLANGVE
- the LOC124301991 gene encoding lipid storage droplets surface-binding protein 1 isoform X3; translation: MTRPNVRRRHSEISQLESVIKISSLPIVESGINIAGNVYHRIKRSNSLVNWSLDTAEQSLAAATASAKPALLVLNGPISTIDQFLCKGIDIVEQRVPALNLPPQLQMYVNTKQFVSKRLVKPMLMRAGSVKQMGSNAANRAADRLDGALTVAEEYVDRYLPPDPSDKTADGTSDRNDPTEGVSKTARTIHHGARFSRKLQRRLTRRTLAEARALKEQGTECIHVLLYVAELVATDPILALQKARELWKSLSLPEPENQARPATLEQLLVLLTRESARRVVHLVNGTATIASRAPRRIARILVRTSHQLLDAVEATVKMLPITNNRSNPLPQISAIRAAIFRLLQFYGSTTNIALEQFAAFLAGRPNSGKVVNAQNRQQNHNNHVIVTTDVLANGVE
- the LOC124301991 gene encoding lipid storage droplets surface-binding protein 1 isoform X5 is translated as MTRPNVRRRHSEISQLESVIKISSLPIVESGINIAGNVYHRIKRSNSLVNWSLDTAEQSLAAATASAKPALLVLNGPISTIDQFLCKGIDIVEQRVPALNLPPQLQMYVNTKQFVSKRLVKPMLMRAGSVKQMGSNAANRAADRLDGALTVAEEYVDRYLPPDPSDKTADGKDATSSTVVGLRDRGNSVQRDILRLLEGTSDRNDPTEGVSKTARTIHHGARFSRKLQRRLTRRTLAEARALKEQGTECIHVLLYVAELVATDPILALQKARELWKSLSLPEPENQARPATLEQLLVLLTRESARRVVHLVNGTATIASRAPRRIARILVRTSHQLLDAVEATVKVKYHN